One Microbacterium keratanolyticum DNA window includes the following coding sequences:
- a CDS encoding MFS transporter, translating into MHAVTADKAEAQAPSRRDWMALAVLAAGLGMIVLDGTIVGVALPAMIEDLGLTLTDAQWVNSLYAVLLAALLLSTGKLADTWGRKRLFLAGLLVFMLGSVLAAMASDAGLLIGARAVQAVGAALIMPSTLSTVNAVFRGRYRAAAFGVWGAVISGAAAIGPLAGGALTQWAGWHWIFLVNVPLGLIVLVAALFTVPETRAVKKLPGADVDGALLSAIGFGALVFAVIEGPDLGWWAPSGDLQIFGWKWPTDAPVSAVPVAFAIAAVALTLFVIWERHRERVQRSALLDLNLFVLPTFSWGNLTAAMVAVGEFAIIFVLPLFLINALGLDVMGAGLVLAAMAIGAFLSGAAARHLAARLGAPGTVLLGLGLEVVGAVVMALLLTSTSPGWLIAVPLVVYGLGLGLASAQLTGTVLRDVPVDSSGQASATQSTVRQIGSALGTAFAGAALSVALAITLPGSLAAAGFSGSSADALAASTRQSAGAVIGQLRAQGDASTLGDQTATAVDALASGFADATRWAVLIATAFLILGFLGALMLRRASRSTSAD; encoded by the coding sequence ATGCATGCAGTGACGGCGGACAAAGCAGAGGCGCAGGCCCCGAGTCGCCGCGACTGGATGGCGCTCGCCGTCCTGGCCGCGGGACTCGGAATGATCGTCCTCGACGGAACGATCGTCGGTGTCGCATTGCCGGCGATGATCGAGGATCTCGGGCTCACGCTCACCGATGCGCAGTGGGTCAACAGTCTGTACGCCGTGCTGCTGGCGGCGCTGCTCCTGTCGACGGGCAAGCTCGCAGACACCTGGGGGCGCAAGCGTCTGTTCCTCGCAGGCCTCCTCGTTTTCATGCTCGGCAGCGTGCTCGCCGCGATGGCGTCGGATGCGGGGCTGCTCATCGGGGCGCGCGCCGTGCAGGCCGTCGGCGCCGCGCTCATCATGCCGTCGACGCTGTCGACGGTGAACGCAGTGTTCCGCGGGAGGTACCGGGCGGCCGCGTTCGGCGTGTGGGGTGCAGTCATCTCGGGTGCGGCTGCGATCGGACCGCTGGCGGGTGGCGCGCTGACGCAGTGGGCGGGTTGGCACTGGATCTTCCTCGTGAACGTGCCGCTCGGGCTGATCGTGCTCGTCGCGGCGCTGTTCACCGTCCCCGAGACGCGCGCGGTCAAGAAGCTCCCGGGGGCCGACGTCGACGGGGCGCTGCTGAGCGCGATCGGCTTCGGCGCGCTCGTGTTCGCGGTGATCGAGGGGCCGGATCTCGGGTGGTGGGCGCCATCGGGCGACCTGCAGATCTTCGGATGGAAATGGCCGACGGATGCCCCGGTGTCGGCGGTTCCTGTCGCGTTCGCGATCGCGGCGGTGGCGCTCACGCTCTTCGTGATCTGGGAACGCCACCGGGAGCGCGTGCAACGTTCGGCGCTGCTCGACCTCAACCTCTTCGTGCTCCCGACCTTCTCCTGGGGAAACCTCACGGCGGCGATGGTCGCGGTCGGCGAGTTCGCGATCATCTTCGTCCTGCCGCTGTTCCTCATCAACGCGCTCGGCCTCGATGTGATGGGTGCGGGTCTCGTGCTCGCCGCGATGGCCATCGGCGCGTTCCTCTCCGGCGCGGCCGCACGGCATCTCGCTGCGCGGCTGGGGGCGCCCGGCACGGTGCTGCTGGGCCTCGGCCTCGAGGTGGTCGGCGCGGTCGTCATGGCGCTGCTGCTCACGAGCACGAGTCCCGGATGGCTGATCGCCGTGCCGCTGGTCGTCTATGGCCTCGGTTTGGGTCTCGCTTCCGCGCAGCTCACCGGAACGGTGCTGCGCGATGTGCCGGTGGACTCCTCGGGGCAGGCGTCCGCGACGCAGAGCACCGTGCGGCAGATCGGCTCCGCGCTCGGCACGGCTTTCGCGGGCGCGGCGTTGTCGGTCGCTCTCGCGATCACTCTGCCGGGTTCGCTCGCGGCGGCAGGCTTCAGCGGATCATCCGCCGATGCGCTCGCCGCGAGCACCCGTCAGTCTGCGGGCGCCGTCATCGGTCAGCTGCGCGCTCAGGGAGACGCGAGCACGCTCGGGGATCAGACGGCGACGGCTGTGGACGCCCTCGCGTCGGGATTCGCGGATGCCACGCGCTGGGCGGTCCTCATCGCCACTGCGTTCCTGATCCTGGGTTTCCTCGGTGCCCTGATGCTGCGCCGCGCCTCGCGAAGCACCTCAGCGGACTGA
- a CDS encoding carbohydrate ABC transporter permease: MTSTVVEQTTRTAERSEGPRPRRSAAVRADWIVGYTMVAPAVLGALAFVIAPLVAVLWFSLHDWNVLANTFVFSGTDNYERMLADEGLKDSLLASLWFSIGLVVFNISLALLLAVLLNQKLPGTTTFRTFFFSPVVVSLVAWTIVWSFLLQADGGINGFLSLIGIEGPNWLRGEFTAMVSVIVVQLFKNVGLNMILFLAALQSVPEEILEAARIDGAGAWRRFRSVTLPLISPTILLVSIITIVGSLEVFAQIAVLTGGGPGNSTTVLVYYLYQQAFRFNDFGYASAISVLLFVIVLVLTLIQWQTRKRWVFHEN; encoded by the coding sequence ATGACCTCCACCGTCGTCGAACAGACGACACGGACCGCGGAGCGGAGTGAGGGTCCTCGCCCTCGCCGCTCCGCGGCTGTCCGCGCCGACTGGATCGTGGGTTACACGATGGTCGCGCCCGCTGTGCTCGGCGCACTCGCCTTCGTGATCGCTCCGCTCGTGGCGGTGCTGTGGTTCTCGCTGCACGACTGGAACGTCCTGGCGAACACCTTCGTGTTCTCGGGGACCGACAACTACGAGCGCATGCTCGCAGACGAGGGACTGAAGGACTCGCTGCTGGCGAGCCTGTGGTTCTCGATTGGGCTGGTCGTGTTCAACATCAGCCTGGCGCTGCTGCTCGCGGTGCTGCTGAACCAGAAGCTCCCCGGCACCACGACGTTCCGCACCTTCTTCTTCTCGCCCGTCGTCGTCTCGCTCGTCGCCTGGACGATCGTCTGGAGCTTCCTCCTGCAGGCCGACGGCGGCATTAACGGCTTCCTGTCACTCATTGGCATCGAGGGGCCGAACTGGCTGCGCGGCGAGTTCACCGCGATGGTCTCGGTGATCGTGGTGCAGCTGTTCAAGAACGTCGGCCTCAACATGATCCTGTTCCTGGCGGCACTGCAGAGCGTGCCGGAGGAGATCCTCGAAGCCGCACGCATCGATGGGGCGGGCGCCTGGCGGCGTTTCCGCTCGGTCACGCTGCCGCTGATCAGCCCGACCATCCTGCTGGTGTCGATCATCACGATCGTCGGCTCGCTCGAGGTGTTCGCGCAGATCGCGGTGCTCACCGGCGGTGGACCCGGCAACTCGACGACCGTGCTCGTCTACTACCTGTACCAGCAGGCGTTCCGCTTCAACGACTTCGGCTACGCGAGTGCGATCTCGGTGCTGCTGTTCGTCATCGTCCTCGTGCTGACCCTCATCCAGTGGCAGACGCGTAAGAGGTGGGTCTTCCATGAGAACTGA
- a CDS encoding FAD-dependent oxidoreductase — protein sequence MTARELTTDVLIVGAGLGGVAAALAAADRGARVVLTEEYPWIGGQLTSQAVPPDEHPWVEEFGITARYRALRDGIRDVYRRQYPLVEEARDRKDLNPGAGWVSKLCSEPRIAVGVLEEMLAPHRSTGRITLLERVRPTAATVDGDRVTSVTLSSEIGGADVTVTATYVIDATETGELLPLTGTEYVTGFEARSEHDEPSAPEVAQPDNIQAISVCFAIENAEGDNTIERPANYEFWRDHAPSAWQGEKLLSWTAPNPRTLELGTRVFDPNPGDDALAVDADQSKNAGDHNLWTFRRIAARDLFEKGFYESDICLVNWPSIDYFLEPVLDVPREVELARYEEARELSLSMLYWMQTEAPRPDGGFGFPGLRLRPDLMGSEDGLAQAPYHRESRRIRALTTVTENDVSYAVRGDEGATRYEESIGVGMYRIDLHPSTGGDTYIDVASTPFEIPLGALIPQRMTNLLAANKNIGTTHITNGCYRLHPVEWNVGEAAGHLAAYSIDRDTTPHAVHATAELLADYQRELDDSGVERHWPEGRVYAF from the coding sequence GTGACCGCACGTGAACTGACCACCGACGTTTTGATCGTCGGAGCCGGACTCGGCGGCGTCGCCGCCGCGCTCGCCGCCGCTGATCGAGGGGCGCGTGTCGTCCTCACCGAGGAGTACCCGTGGATCGGCGGCCAGCTGACCTCGCAGGCCGTGCCGCCGGACGAGCACCCCTGGGTCGAGGAGTTCGGCATCACCGCGCGCTACCGGGCGCTGCGCGACGGCATCCGCGACGTCTACCGCCGTCAGTACCCGCTTGTCGAAGAGGCGCGCGACCGCAAGGACCTCAACCCGGGCGCCGGATGGGTCTCGAAGCTCTGCAGTGAGCCGCGCATCGCCGTCGGGGTGTTGGAGGAGATGCTCGCTCCGCACCGCTCCACCGGTCGTATCACCCTGCTTGAGCGCGTGCGACCGACCGCGGCGACCGTCGACGGTGACCGCGTCACCTCGGTCACCCTGTCGTCGGAGATCGGCGGAGCGGATGTCACGGTCACGGCGACGTACGTGATCGACGCGACCGAGACCGGCGAACTGCTGCCACTCACCGGCACCGAGTACGTCACCGGGTTCGAAGCACGCTCCGAGCACGACGAGCCCAGCGCTCCCGAGGTTGCGCAGCCGGACAACATCCAGGCCATCAGCGTGTGCTTCGCCATCGAGAACGCAGAGGGCGACAACACGATCGAGCGTCCCGCGAACTACGAATTCTGGCGCGACCACGCACCGTCGGCCTGGCAGGGCGAGAAGCTGCTGTCCTGGACAGCGCCGAACCCCCGCACGCTCGAGCTCGGCACGCGCGTGTTCGACCCGAACCCGGGCGACGACGCCCTCGCCGTCGATGCGGATCAGTCGAAGAACGCGGGAGACCACAACCTGTGGACCTTCCGACGCATCGCCGCCCGCGACCTCTTCGAGAAGGGGTTCTACGAGAGCGACATCTGCCTGGTCAACTGGCCCAGCATCGACTATTTCCTCGAGCCCGTGCTTGACGTTCCGCGCGAGGTCGAGCTCGCCCGCTACGAAGAGGCCCGCGAACTGAGCTTGTCGATGCTCTACTGGATGCAGACCGAGGCTCCGCGCCCCGACGGCGGCTTCGGCTTTCCCGGACTGCGTCTGCGCCCCGACCTGATGGGCTCGGAGGACGGCCTCGCCCAGGCGCCGTACCACCGCGAGTCCCGCCGCATCCGCGCGCTGACGACGGTCACCGAGAACGATGTCTCGTACGCCGTGCGCGGCGACGAGGGCGCGACCCGCTACGAGGAGTCGATCGGTGTCGGCATGTACCGCATCGACCTGCATCCTTCGACCGGCGGCGATACGTACATCGACGTTGCATCCACGCCGTTCGAGATTCCACTGGGCGCGCTCATCCCGCAGCGGATGACGAACCTGCTGGCCGCCAATAAGAACATCGGCACCACGCACATCACCAATGGCTGCTATCGCCTGCACCCGGTCGAGTGGAACGTCGGCGAAGCCGCCGGGCACCTGGCCGCGTACAGCATCGACCGTGACACGACGCCGCACGCCGTGCACGCCACTGCGGAACTGCTCGCCGACTACCAGCGCGAACTCGACGACAGCGGCGTCGAACGGCACTGGCCCGAAGGCCGCGTCTACGCATTCTGA
- a CDS encoding beta-xylosidase family glycoside hydrolase, whose protein sequence is MRRTSPRTWHRRLFAAALATALGAGGLAAATPAAAASAPQASATSVAPPPEGWPTFGYQGVITDKSQMSYNPTNEFIFPTLFHAGEHFENPLGEWYLYTAPHDAPAGIILMYSDSLAGPWTEYTDKAPLISNVWEPHYKVSHTSSPDAIWNEEAGKMFMYFHGENSVTRYATSDDGITFEYGGSVVTNAMGGPNVTETSYARVFEHPDENSEYQYGMFYMGNERDNIRRVRLAESVDGVTWTVDPDYVVAPGAEEGANVSGGNLWERDGQLYVIYHGSSGKSYARTIDETLRQVGEVPIVLHQSTGIGVDVGRVAAPEIVTDDTGTYLFYESGDRLGATVAYAKEGAEPEVGPIFEGFPSDPENPVFAACAAEGSDEFAGALAPVWDRVVREESARHAVEDDALVIPTYTGGVAAAPLLQQELPEGAWQVTTELDIAATQKFQQGGILLYASDTHYVKLGMGRATPGPTVELVFHRNGVNRQDSRAPEVAGATKIWLRLTNDGAQVQASVSYDGTTFADFGRPVESRDMAFTHIGPFAFRGATEAAEIPARFDWFRFSPSTEQYEECQNAEPPLPADNETATPGAGVLSSTSGWTTGLHDGTFELRWNLWWGANASRVKVYENGALIHTGDLVAAGPAAQGVTVPISGRVNGEYVYTAEVINSQGVSQPQPLTVTVKDALPGIPKLALAKTPAPGVVRIVANMWWGTNASAWRLLEDGAVVAEGELAAVTPEAQRVEVLREGREAGTHSYVIEFVNAAGVTASSPITATIK, encoded by the coding sequence ATGAGAAGAACCTCACCCCGGACCTGGCATCGGCGGCTCTTCGCCGCGGCGCTGGCGACGGCTCTCGGAGCGGGAGGGCTCGCTGCGGCGACACCCGCCGCCGCCGCATCCGCCCCGCAGGCATCCGCGACGTCTGTCGCCCCACCGCCGGAAGGCTGGCCGACCTTCGGCTATCAGGGCGTGATCACCGACAAGTCGCAGATGAGCTACAACCCCACCAACGAGTTCATCTTCCCGACGCTGTTCCACGCGGGGGAGCACTTCGAGAACCCCCTCGGCGAGTGGTACCTGTACACGGCGCCGCACGACGCCCCGGCGGGCATCATCCTGATGTACTCCGACAGCCTCGCCGGCCCCTGGACCGAGTACACGGACAAGGCTCCGCTCATCTCGAACGTCTGGGAGCCGCACTACAAGGTCAGCCACACCTCGAGTCCGGACGCGATCTGGAACGAGGAGGCCGGGAAGATGTTCATGTACTTCCACGGCGAGAACTCGGTCACCCGGTATGCGACCTCCGACGACGGCATCACCTTCGAGTACGGCGGCTCGGTGGTGACGAACGCCATGGGAGGTCCGAACGTCACCGAGACCAGCTACGCGCGCGTCTTCGAGCACCCGGACGAGAACTCCGAGTACCAGTACGGCATGTTCTACATGGGCAACGAGCGCGACAACATCCGTCGCGTGCGTCTCGCCGAGTCCGTCGACGGCGTCACGTGGACGGTCGACCCCGACTACGTCGTCGCACCCGGTGCCGAAGAGGGCGCGAACGTGTCCGGCGGCAATCTGTGGGAGCGCGACGGCCAGCTGTACGTCATCTATCACGGCTCCAGCGGCAAGAGCTATGCGCGCACGATCGACGAGACGCTGCGCCAGGTCGGCGAGGTGCCGATCGTGCTGCACCAGTCGACAGGCATCGGAGTGGATGTCGGACGTGTTGCCGCTCCCGAGATCGTGACGGACGACACCGGAACGTACCTGTTCTATGAATCCGGAGACCGCCTGGGCGCGACCGTCGCCTATGCGAAGGAGGGTGCGGAGCCCGAGGTCGGCCCGATCTTCGAGGGATTCCCCTCCGATCCTGAGAACCCTGTCTTCGCTGCATGCGCGGCGGAAGGGTCGGATGAGTTCGCCGGAGCCCTCGCTCCCGTGTGGGATCGCGTGGTTCGTGAGGAGTCGGCGCGTCACGCTGTCGAGGATGACGCGCTGGTCATTCCGACCTACACGGGCGGCGTCGCTGCGGCGCCGCTGCTGCAGCAGGAACTGCCCGAGGGCGCATGGCAGGTCACGACCGAACTCGACATCGCCGCGACGCAGAAGTTCCAGCAGGGAGGGATCCTGCTCTACGCGAGCGACACGCACTACGTGAAGCTCGGAATGGGACGCGCGACGCCCGGCCCGACCGTTGAACTCGTCTTCCACCGGAACGGTGTGAACAGGCAGGATTCGCGTGCCCCCGAGGTCGCGGGCGCGACGAAGATCTGGCTGCGCCTCACGAACGATGGCGCGCAGGTGCAGGCATCCGTCTCCTACGACGGCACGACCTTCGCGGACTTCGGGCGTCCCGTCGAGTCACGCGACATGGCGTTCACGCACATCGGCCCCTTCGCGTTCCGCGGGGCGACGGAGGCGGCGGAGATTCCGGCGCGCTTCGACTGGTTCCGCTTCTCACCGAGCACAGAGCAATACGAAGAATGCCAGAACGCGGAGCCGCCGCTGCCCGCGGACAACGAGACTGCCACGCCCGGCGCGGGCGTCCTCTCTTCCACGAGCGGCTGGACGACCGGTCTGCATGACGGCACATTCGAGCTGCGCTGGAACCTCTGGTGGGGCGCGAACGCATCGCGCGTGAAGGTGTATGAGAACGGTGCACTGATCCACACGGGTGACCTCGTTGCGGCGGGACCTGCAGCGCAGGGTGTCACGGTGCCGATCTCGGGCCGCGTGAACGGCGAGTACGTCTACACGGCGGAGGTCATCAACTCGCAGGGCGTCTCGCAGCCGCAGCCGCTCACGGTCACCGTGAAGGACGCACTGCCCGGCATCCCGAAGCTCGCGCTCGCAAAGACTCCCGCTCCGGGAGTGGTTCGAATCGTCGCGAACATGTGGTGGGGTACCAACGCCTCCGCGTGGCGTCTGCTCGAAGACGGCGCCGTCGTTGCCGAGGGTGAACTCGCGGCGGTGACTCCCGAGGCGCAGCGCGTCGAGGTCCTGCGGGAAGGTCGCGAGGCCGGTACGCACAGCTACGTGATCGAGTTCGTGAACGCGGCTGGCGTCACCGCCAGTTCGCCGATCACGGCGACGATCAAGTAG
- a CDS encoding carbohydrate ABC transporter permease: MRTETQIPDAAGTLPTASTTAIVTGSRVRPRLRRAGSSKTRRRLTTIGLVALLAVISIPFIFPTLWMATSSLKPMSEILQKVPTLWPSDPSFAAYGEVFRLQPFAQQYWNSLYIAALVTIGTMLVAAMAGYAFARIKFPGANALFLVVLIGLLVPSEVTIVPLFRMVNAMGLINTHWPLIVIPIFGAPAVLAIFIMRQFFLGLPTELEEAGRMDGLGRWGIFWRIAFPLAQPALGAVAIFTFLKSWNLYLEPIVYLSSKDMFTLPQALTQYVDAYGGPMWNVQLAATTLTVIPVLAVFLVAQRQFVQGLAHTGLKG, translated from the coding sequence ATGAGAACTGAGACACAGATTCCGGATGCCGCGGGCACCCTCCCGACGGCGAGCACGACCGCGATCGTGACCGGTTCACGTGTGCGTCCCCGCCTCCGCCGGGCGGGCAGCTCGAAGACACGCCGCCGACTCACGACAATCGGGTTGGTCGCGCTTCTGGCGGTCATCAGCATCCCGTTCATCTTCCCGACGCTGTGGATGGCGACGTCCAGCCTGAAGCCGATGAGCGAGATCCTGCAGAAGGTGCCGACGCTGTGGCCCTCGGATCCGAGCTTTGCGGCGTACGGCGAGGTGTTCCGACTGCAGCCGTTCGCGCAGCAGTACTGGAACAGCCTCTACATCGCGGCCCTCGTGACGATCGGAACGATGCTGGTCGCGGCGATGGCCGGGTACGCCTTCGCTCGCATCAAATTCCCCGGAGCGAACGCCCTGTTCCTGGTCGTGCTGATCGGGCTGCTCGTGCCGTCGGAGGTGACGATCGTCCCGCTGTTCCGCATGGTCAACGCGATGGGTCTCATCAACACGCATTGGCCGCTCATCGTCATTCCGATCTTCGGGGCACCGGCCGTGCTGGCGATCTTCATCATGCGCCAGTTCTTCCTCGGGCTGCCCACGGAGCTGGAGGAAGCGGGGCGCATGGACGGTCTCGGACGCTGGGGCATCTTCTGGCGGATCGCCTTCCCGCTCGCACAGCCCGCGCTGGGCGCCGTGGCGATCTTCACGTTCCTCAAGTCGTGGAACCTCTACCTCGAGCCGATCGTGTACCTGTCCAGCAAGGACATGTTCACGCTTCCGCAGGCGCTGACGCAGTACGTCGACGCCTACGGCGGCCCGATGTGGAACGTCCAGCTCGCGGCGACCACGCTCACCGTCATCCCGGTGCTGGCTGTGTTCCTCGTCGCGCAGCGCCAGTTCGTGCAAGGTCTGGCGCACACCGGCCTCAAGGGCTGA
- a CDS encoding ABC transporter substrate-binding protein, producing the protein MNHFTPRRRRTALVAAAGIAASALVLASCSGSPAATETPDEPVSLRMTVWTADETQLAQFQEIADAYVAENPELVSDITFETLPFADYTTSLTTQLAGGNAPDLGWIMESYAPEFVQSGALADISQTLKDAEGYEYDDLLDSSLELWQKDDGLYAYPFSNSPFAIFVNTTQIAAAGQPNPADLAASGDWTYENARDISAATAAVSGKQGLVARDFDFKVWENLSTIWNGWDAEPWPADGASCTFTEPEMVEAMTWIHDAIFVDGAMPGPGVTADFFAGDAAMTITQISRASALDGSFEWDVLPLPAGPEGQQNVIGQAGIGVFANAKNPTVAADFLAYFTQPDNAEKLAAFFPPPRESLLNADVLAVANPKLSAEQLQAVVVDGIQGAVTKPTHVNFAKVQDAVRAQLDAMWTADADVEAVLDKTCSTIAPLLKG; encoded by the coding sequence ATGAATCACTTCACGCCCCGTCGCCGGCGCACCGCGCTGGTGGCCGCCGCTGGCATCGCCGCCAGCGCCCTCGTCCTCGCCTCATGCAGCGGATCTCCCGCTGCCACCGAGACACCGGACGAACCCGTGAGTCTGCGTATGACCGTCTGGACCGCAGACGAGACCCAGCTCGCGCAGTTCCAGGAGATCGCCGACGCCTATGTCGCCGAGAACCCGGAGCTCGTCTCGGACATCACCTTCGAGACCCTGCCGTTCGCGGACTACACCACCTCGCTCACCACCCAGCTGGCCGGAGGCAACGCCCCCGACCTCGGTTGGATCATGGAGAGCTACGCGCCCGAGTTCGTGCAGAGTGGAGCCCTCGCCGACATCAGCCAGACACTGAAAGACGCCGAGGGATACGAGTACGACGACCTGCTCGACTCCTCGCTCGAACTGTGGCAGAAGGACGACGGCCTGTACGCCTACCCCTTCTCCAATAGCCCCTTCGCGATCTTCGTGAACACGACGCAGATCGCCGCGGCAGGTCAGCCGAACCCCGCCGACCTCGCGGCTTCCGGCGACTGGACCTACGAGAACGCCCGCGACATCTCCGCGGCCACTGCCGCGGTGTCGGGCAAGCAGGGTCTCGTCGCCCGTGACTTCGACTTCAAGGTGTGGGAGAACCTCTCCACCATCTGGAACGGCTGGGACGCAGAGCCGTGGCCGGCCGACGGCGCCAGCTGCACATTCACCGAGCCGGAGATGGTCGAGGCGATGACGTGGATCCACGATGCGATCTTCGTCGACGGCGCCATGCCCGGCCCGGGCGTGACCGCGGACTTCTTCGCCGGCGACGCCGCCATGACGATCACGCAGATCAGCCGCGCATCCGCGCTCGACGGCTCGTTCGAGTGGGACGTCCTCCCGCTTCCTGCGGGCCCTGAGGGGCAGCAGAACGTGATCGGTCAGGCCGGGATCGGCGTCTTCGCGAACGCGAAGAACCCGACGGTCGCCGCGGACTTCCTCGCGTACTTCACGCAGCCGGACAACGCCGAGAAGCTCGCGGCGTTCTTCCCGCCGCCCCGCGAGTCCCTGCTGAACGCGGATGTGCTGGCCGTCGCCAACCCGAAGCTCAGCGCCGAGCAGCTCCAGGCCGTCGTCGTCGACGGCATCCAGGGGGCGGTCACCAAGCCGACGCACGTCAACTTCGCCAAGGTGCAGGACGCCGTGCGCGCCCAGCTCGACGCGATGTGGACCGCGGATGCTGACGTCGAGGCTGTTCTCGACAAGACGTGCTCGACGATCGCTCCGCTCCTGAAGGGCTGA